A stretch of Octopus bimaculoides isolate UCB-OBI-ISO-001 chromosome 23, ASM119413v2, whole genome shotgun sequence DNA encodes these proteins:
- the LOC106883303 gene encoding uncharacterized protein LOC106883303 isoform X1 → MSRRIFISCPSLSGYNSLNDPHLQNYFTNKTVTNYLKKAGVVTRKGEIVPDAVYRTNMANAERRRKAREQLTQELLNKSINLQRKYESEIQHRLEEIAKLELIRKIRLETRTSNNKFGFKTKGKKKPKRLREKEEGAISGGKRGDESVEPNSQATEQHETSPEGDTYTNGSFSYMSNDYRTNDYMTNTNDYITNDGTTTDYMTNDYKTNDYMTNDYMTNDYMTTECTPVTDHTCSCMNSSYQEGSRLSTFTDESYYSYCSECDKECMVVDQDDLLPYSGKPCLQDPNTSVRFHDDTVAPLFPTVDCMLCPCETCDETCCELPVTLMFVGCCSTRTDEPTEIHIEQQHNCDAVFCVYQQCHYMKDIFTFVSHHERDFPFVLYVYLNGLLHMKLNTCCEYKHLPGYRFGGKRGQFILVDVKGTSSCTLCEESFTKFQEETSESTIGVGNIKMEEEIVIDVPRNEVAEICVPVENTEMSMLIDLDGQKAKLKDPEGDTFEIYDSEETSSAAPSSVLLSSPTCQCHEGVVQDDKEAEQKCICTNYHSAGVTTESSHSPCSAESPVDEAAAEKQTSNTSCACSQHSDHHHHHHPCHCLQHDTSFSSNAPQGVRIGGGGNSSGSGCESVASNITGGAVSTGEKANAATNEDSNYEEDNEVTAGGGKDDDIAVTQVEEKDFDGDDEDNASAGDDVQSESQHEISETEQGGGQQQSPQMVLYYQNSNENNSLKRTSPQDSVSQVLYLDTNLLSMKLEQLQQQQQEGLQVEEQDQSKEQEDQSHEKRKERDLLRADAIQDTDELHEMMEPVPEEEDNNTIHTSRSNNNNSDGNVNATTNNHTNNNDHNNNNTGNTPLDLVHKSTQAMLLDEQCTVAKAEMGACTSERGTQVIVKDMQKQQLGKSRDFRKSKNEEDTVSLITKFENSVLWKNSNLVLPESALKKQKTAPS, encoded by the exons ATGTCTCGGCGCATATTTATCTCTTGTCCAAG CTTGAGTGGATACAATAGTCTGAATGATCCACACTTACAAAATTATTTCACCAACAAAACTGTCACCAACTACTTGAAGAAAGCTGGAGTT gTTACTAGAAAGGGTGAGATTGTGCCAGATGCTGTCTACAGAACAAACATGGCAAATGCAGAGCGCCGGAGAAAGGCCAGGGAACAGCTCACCCAAGAACTATTGAATAAATCCATTAATCTACAGCGCAAATATGAAAGTGAAATACAACATCGACTTGAAGAAATAGCAAAACTGGAGCTTATTCGAAAGATTCGA tTAGAAACTCGTACTTCAAATAACAAGTTTGGATTTAAGACGAAAGGCAAGAAAAAACCGAAACGTTTGCGTGAGAAAGAAGAAGGTGCCATCAGTGGTGGCAAGAGAGGGGATGAATCTGTGGAGCCAAATAGTCAAGCGACTGAACAACATGAAACCAGTCCTGAGGGTGACACTTACACGAATGGTTCCTTCAGCTACATGTCTAATGACTACAGGACTAATGACTACATGACCAACACTAATGACTACATAACAAATGATGGCACGACCACTGACTATATGACTAACGATTATAAGACTAACGATTATATGACTAATGATTATATGACTAATGATTATATGACTACTGAATGTACA CCCGTGACAGATCACACCTGCTCGTGTATGAACTCCTCTTACCAAGAAGGCTCTAGGCTGTCAACGTTTACGGATGAATCATACTACAGCTATTGCTCTGAATGTGATAAAGAGTGCATGGTG GTCGACCAAGATGACTTGCTGCCATATTCTGGTAAACCATGTCTTCAAGATCCAAACACTTCAGTCCGATTCCATGATGACACAGTTGCTCCACTATTTCCAACAGTTGACTGCATGTTATGTCCTTGTGAG ACATGTGATGAAACCTGTTGCGAATTGCCTGTAACACTCATGTTTGTGGGCTGCTGTAGCACTCGGACTGATGAGCCGACTGAAATTCACATTGAGCAGCAGCATAACTGTGATGCAGTCTTTTGCGTCTACCAACAGTGTCACTATATGAAAG atatatttacattcgTATCACACCACGAACGTGATTTCCCATTCGTACTGTATGTTTACCTAAATGGACTGCTGCACATGAAATTAAACACATGCTGTGAGTACAAGCATTTGCCCGGATATCGATTTGGAGGGAAGCGTGGCCAGTTTATACTTGTCGATGTCAAAGGGACATCAAGCTGTACACT CTGTGAAGAATCCTTTACTAAGTTTCAGGAAGAAACCAGCGAATCAACAATAGGGGTTGGAAATATTAAGATGGAGGAGGAAATCG TCATTGATGTACCCCGCAATGAAGTTGCTGAAATCTGTGTCCCAGTAGAAAATACTGAAATGTCAATGCTAATTGACCTGGACGGCCAAAAGGCAAAACTCAAAGATCCTGAAGGAG ATACCTTTGAAATATATGATTCAGAAGAGACGTCTTCAGCCGCTCCCAGCTCAGTGTTGCTGAGCAGCCCCACCTGCCAGTGTCATGAGGGGGTGGTGCAAGATGACAAAGAAGCTGAACAGAAGTGCATTTGTACCAATTACCACTCCGCTGGTGTCACAACGGAGAGCTCACATTCACCATGCTCGGCTGAATCCCCTGTCGATGAAGCTGCAGCCGAGAAGCAAACCTCAAACACGTCGTGCGCCTGCTCTCAACactctgaccaccaccaccaccaccacccctgtcATTGTTTGCAACATGACACCTCCTTCTCCTCCAATGCTCCTCAAGGTGTCCGTATTGGTGGAGGTGGCAATAGTAGTGGTTCTGGTTGTGAGTCTGTTGCAAGTAATATTACAGGTGGTGCAGTCAGCACAGGTGAAAAAGCTAATGCTGCCACCAATGAGGATAGCAATTATGAAGAGGATAATGAAGTTACTGCTGGTGGTGGCAAAGATGATGACATTGCTGTTACACAAGTAGAAGAGAAGGATTTCGATGGTGACGATGAAGACAATGCTTCTGCTGGTGATGATGTCC AATCTGAGTCACAACATGAGATCAGTGAAACTGAGCAAGGAGGAGGACAACAGCAGTCTCCACAAATGGTACTTTACTATCAGAACTCCAATGAAAACAATTCATTGAAGAGAACTTCACCTCAAG ATTCTGTTTCTCAGGTGTTATATCTCGACACAAATTTACTGAGCATGAAACTAGAGCAgcttcaacaacagcagcaggaagGCCTACAAGTAGAAGAACAAGATCAATCAAAAGAGCAGGAGGATCAGagtcatgaaaaaagaaaagagagagatctGTTGAGAGCAGACGCCATCCAAG ACACAGACGAGCTGCATGAAATGATGGAACCAGTGccagaagaagaagataataacACAATTCACACCAGcagaagtaataataacaacagtgatgGCAATGTGAATGCAACAACAAACaaccacaccaacaacaacgaccacaataacaacaatactggaAACACACCATTAGATCTGGTGCACAAATCAACACAGGCGATGCTGTTGGATGAACAATGTACTGTAGCTAAGGCAGAGATGGGTGCATGCACTTCTGAAAGGGGCACACAAGTTATTGTAAAGGACATGCAAAAGCAACAGTTGGGCAAGAGCAGGGATTTCAGGAAAAGCAAGAATGAAGAAGACACTGTATCCCTTATCACAAAATTTGAGAACTCAGTACTTTGGAAAAATAGCAATCTTGTTCTTCCAGAATCTGCACTGAAGAAACAGAAGACAGCACCATCATAA
- the LOC106883303 gene encoding uncharacterized protein LOC106883303 isoform X2: MQQPSAKNGLSGYNSLNDPHLQNYFTNKTVTNYLKKAGVVTRKGEIVPDAVYRTNMANAERRRKAREQLTQELLNKSINLQRKYESEIQHRLEEIAKLELIRKIRLETRTSNNKFGFKTKGKKKPKRLREKEEGAISGGKRGDESVEPNSQATEQHETSPEGDTYTNGSFSYMSNDYRTNDYMTNTNDYITNDGTTTDYMTNDYKTNDYMTNDYMTNDYMTTECTPVTDHTCSCMNSSYQEGSRLSTFTDESYYSYCSECDKECMVVDQDDLLPYSGKPCLQDPNTSVRFHDDTVAPLFPTVDCMLCPCETCDETCCELPVTLMFVGCCSTRTDEPTEIHIEQQHNCDAVFCVYQQCHYMKDIFTFVSHHERDFPFVLYVYLNGLLHMKLNTCCEYKHLPGYRFGGKRGQFILVDVKGTSSCTLCEESFTKFQEETSESTIGVGNIKMEEEIVIDVPRNEVAEICVPVENTEMSMLIDLDGQKAKLKDPEGDTFEIYDSEETSSAAPSSVLLSSPTCQCHEGVVQDDKEAEQKCICTNYHSAGVTTESSHSPCSAESPVDEAAAEKQTSNTSCACSQHSDHHHHHHPCHCLQHDTSFSSNAPQGVRIGGGGNSSGSGCESVASNITGGAVSTGEKANAATNEDSNYEEDNEVTAGGGKDDDIAVTQVEEKDFDGDDEDNASAGDDVQSESQHEISETEQGGGQQQSPQMVLYYQNSNENNSLKRTSPQDSVSQVLYLDTNLLSMKLEQLQQQQQEGLQVEEQDQSKEQEDQSHEKRKERDLLRADAIQDTDELHEMMEPVPEEEDNNTIHTSRSNNNNSDGNVNATTNNHTNNNDHNNNNTGNTPLDLVHKSTQAMLLDEQCTVAKAEMGACTSERGTQVIVKDMQKQQLGKSRDFRKSKNEEDTVSLITKFENSVLWKNSNLVLPESALKKQKTAPS, from the exons CTTGAGTGGATACAATAGTCTGAATGATCCACACTTACAAAATTATTTCACCAACAAAACTGTCACCAACTACTTGAAGAAAGCTGGAGTT gTTACTAGAAAGGGTGAGATTGTGCCAGATGCTGTCTACAGAACAAACATGGCAAATGCAGAGCGCCGGAGAAAGGCCAGGGAACAGCTCACCCAAGAACTATTGAATAAATCCATTAATCTACAGCGCAAATATGAAAGTGAAATACAACATCGACTTGAAGAAATAGCAAAACTGGAGCTTATTCGAAAGATTCGA tTAGAAACTCGTACTTCAAATAACAAGTTTGGATTTAAGACGAAAGGCAAGAAAAAACCGAAACGTTTGCGTGAGAAAGAAGAAGGTGCCATCAGTGGTGGCAAGAGAGGGGATGAATCTGTGGAGCCAAATAGTCAAGCGACTGAACAACATGAAACCAGTCCTGAGGGTGACACTTACACGAATGGTTCCTTCAGCTACATGTCTAATGACTACAGGACTAATGACTACATGACCAACACTAATGACTACATAACAAATGATGGCACGACCACTGACTATATGACTAACGATTATAAGACTAACGATTATATGACTAATGATTATATGACTAATGATTATATGACTACTGAATGTACA CCCGTGACAGATCACACCTGCTCGTGTATGAACTCCTCTTACCAAGAAGGCTCTAGGCTGTCAACGTTTACGGATGAATCATACTACAGCTATTGCTCTGAATGTGATAAAGAGTGCATGGTG GTCGACCAAGATGACTTGCTGCCATATTCTGGTAAACCATGTCTTCAAGATCCAAACACTTCAGTCCGATTCCATGATGACACAGTTGCTCCACTATTTCCAACAGTTGACTGCATGTTATGTCCTTGTGAG ACATGTGATGAAACCTGTTGCGAATTGCCTGTAACACTCATGTTTGTGGGCTGCTGTAGCACTCGGACTGATGAGCCGACTGAAATTCACATTGAGCAGCAGCATAACTGTGATGCAGTCTTTTGCGTCTACCAACAGTGTCACTATATGAAAG atatatttacattcgTATCACACCACGAACGTGATTTCCCATTCGTACTGTATGTTTACCTAAATGGACTGCTGCACATGAAATTAAACACATGCTGTGAGTACAAGCATTTGCCCGGATATCGATTTGGAGGGAAGCGTGGCCAGTTTATACTTGTCGATGTCAAAGGGACATCAAGCTGTACACT CTGTGAAGAATCCTTTACTAAGTTTCAGGAAGAAACCAGCGAATCAACAATAGGGGTTGGAAATATTAAGATGGAGGAGGAAATCG TCATTGATGTACCCCGCAATGAAGTTGCTGAAATCTGTGTCCCAGTAGAAAATACTGAAATGTCAATGCTAATTGACCTGGACGGCCAAAAGGCAAAACTCAAAGATCCTGAAGGAG ATACCTTTGAAATATATGATTCAGAAGAGACGTCTTCAGCCGCTCCCAGCTCAGTGTTGCTGAGCAGCCCCACCTGCCAGTGTCATGAGGGGGTGGTGCAAGATGACAAAGAAGCTGAACAGAAGTGCATTTGTACCAATTACCACTCCGCTGGTGTCACAACGGAGAGCTCACATTCACCATGCTCGGCTGAATCCCCTGTCGATGAAGCTGCAGCCGAGAAGCAAACCTCAAACACGTCGTGCGCCTGCTCTCAACactctgaccaccaccaccaccaccacccctgtcATTGTTTGCAACATGACACCTCCTTCTCCTCCAATGCTCCTCAAGGTGTCCGTATTGGTGGAGGTGGCAATAGTAGTGGTTCTGGTTGTGAGTCTGTTGCAAGTAATATTACAGGTGGTGCAGTCAGCACAGGTGAAAAAGCTAATGCTGCCACCAATGAGGATAGCAATTATGAAGAGGATAATGAAGTTACTGCTGGTGGTGGCAAAGATGATGACATTGCTGTTACACAAGTAGAAGAGAAGGATTTCGATGGTGACGATGAAGACAATGCTTCTGCTGGTGATGATGTCC AATCTGAGTCACAACATGAGATCAGTGAAACTGAGCAAGGAGGAGGACAACAGCAGTCTCCACAAATGGTACTTTACTATCAGAACTCCAATGAAAACAATTCATTGAAGAGAACTTCACCTCAAG ATTCTGTTTCTCAGGTGTTATATCTCGACACAAATTTACTGAGCATGAAACTAGAGCAgcttcaacaacagcagcaggaagGCCTACAAGTAGAAGAACAAGATCAATCAAAAGAGCAGGAGGATCAGagtcatgaaaaaagaaaagagagagatctGTTGAGAGCAGACGCCATCCAAG ACACAGACGAGCTGCATGAAATGATGGAACCAGTGccagaagaagaagataataacACAATTCACACCAGcagaagtaataataacaacagtgatgGCAATGTGAATGCAACAACAAACaaccacaccaacaacaacgaccacaataacaacaatactggaAACACACCATTAGATCTGGTGCACAAATCAACACAGGCGATGCTGTTGGATGAACAATGTACTGTAGCTAAGGCAGAGATGGGTGCATGCACTTCTGAAAGGGGCACACAAGTTATTGTAAAGGACATGCAAAAGCAACAGTTGGGCAAGAGCAGGGATTTCAGGAAAAGCAAGAATGAAGAAGACACTGTATCCCTTATCACAAAATTTGAGAACTCAGTACTTTGGAAAAATAGCAATCTTGTTCTTCCAGAATCTGCACTGAAGAAACAGAAGACAGCACCATCATAA